Proteins encoded in a region of the Drosophila busckii strain San Diego stock center, stock number 13000-0081.31 chromosome 2L, ASM1175060v1, whole genome shotgun sequence genome:
- the LOC108607769 gene encoding uncharacterized protein LOC108607769 isoform X2 has protein sequence MVSMYSVERRELESGTDSKSLISCCKNCKSWPRITNSNQQQQQQQQQDDAGYNSEIDSTYKSKISSEYGREEYDSRYISNSRTTDLGSAAPSAENNSWRGREREPEMESRNIAEAVAESPQATAKRNSETRQPQATILLIVVKAQAMQPPNGFAAANQAPVDYNGGYPIAHNPNINFGNGAPIVMSSNGAPNYNNNIMSFDNQPPNGQTPYNGNGQPPYGQTPYNGPVQEQRRISFNTQQRNGFGQGKENASGNPYQSYANSQTECCEGCRDCEGCETQPRNAPSSSAYMNSIAPYDPQMQQPQPYSSSQADNLYMPYGAGSASNGPIENRDLAEAQECDMGCLECLLESLTPNEDCICYFQSLSKKKQTGKKKKKRAIYDRFADPPFVIEPKPCCCCCYRGCYGHCCRPCCNWC, from the exons ATGGTCAGTATGTATAGTGTTGAGCGTAGAGAGCTTGAGTCGGGGACTGACTCAAAGTCGCTTATATCCTGTTGTAAAAACTGCAAGTCTTGGCCACGCATaaccaacagcaaccagcagcagcagcagcaacaacaacaggatgATGCTGGCTACAATTCGGAGATAGACAGCacttacaaaagcaaaataagctCAGAATACGGAAGAGAAGAATATGACTCACGATATATATCGAATTCGCGCACGACGGATTTAGGGAGCGCGGCGCCTTCAGCCGAAAACAACTCTTGGCGTGGTAGAGAACGCGAACCTGAAATGGAATCAAGGAATATTGCTGAGGCTGTAGCTGAATCGCCACAAGCTACGGCTAAGAGAAACTCGGAGACCAGGCAACCACAAGCAACTATTTTGTTGATAGTAGTCAA AGCTCAAGCAATGCAGCCACCAAATGGATTCGCTGCTGCCAATCAAGCTCCAGTCGACTATAATGGCGGCTATCCCATTGCACATAATCCCAACATAAACTTTGGCAACGGTGCACCTATAGTAATGTCTTCAAATGGAGCTcccaactacaacaacaacataatgAGCTT CGATAATCAGCCGCCTAATGGGCAAACTCCATATAATGG CAATGGTCAGCCGCCTTATGGGCAAACTCCATATAATGGGCCCGTTCAAGAGCAGCGTCGCATTAGCTTCAATACTCAGCAACGTAATGGCTTTGGCCAAGGCAAGGAAAACGCTAGTGGTAATCCTTACCAGTCTTATGCCAATAGCCAAACAGAATGCTGTGAGGGCTGCAGAGACTGCGAAGGCTGCGAAACACAGCCAAGAAATGCTCCCAGCAGTTCCGCATATATGAACAGCATTGCTCCTTATGATCCGCAAATGCAGCAACCGCAGCCTTACTCCAGCTCACAAGCTGATAATCTTTATATGCCTTATGGAGCTGGATCAGCGTCCAATGGTCCAATAGAAAATCGCGATTTAGCCGAAGCGCAGGAGTGCGATATGGGCTGCTTGGAGTGTCTGCTAGAGAGTTTGACACCCAACGAGGACTGCATCTGCTACTTCCAGTCTCTGTCCAAGAAGAAACAGACTGgcaagaaaaagaaaaagagagCAATCTATGATAGATTTGCCGATCCGCCCTTTGTTATAGAGCCAAAgccgtgttgctgctgctgctacagagGTTGCTATGGACATTGCTGCAGACCTTGCTGTAACTGGTGCTAG
- the LOC108607769 gene encoding uncharacterized protein LOC108607769 isoform X1: MVSMYSVERRELESGTDSKSLISCCKNCKSWPRITNSNQQQQQQQQQDDAGYNSEIDSTYKSKISSEYGREEYDSRYISNSRTTDLGSAAPSAENNSWRGREREPEMESRNIAEAVAESPQATAKRNSETRQPQATILLIVVNAPRAQAMQPPNGFAAANQAPVDYNGGYPIAHNPNINFGNGAPIVMSSNGAPNYNNNIMSFDNQPPNGQTPYNGNGQPPYGQTPYNGPVQEQRRISFNTQQRNGFGQGKENASGNPYQSYANSQTECCEGCRDCEGCETQPRNAPSSSAYMNSIAPYDPQMQQPQPYSSSQADNLYMPYGAGSASNGPIENRDLAEAQECDMGCLECLLESLTPNEDCICYFQSLSKKKQTGKKKKKRAIYDRFADPPFVIEPKPCCCCCYRGCYGHCCRPCCNWC, encoded by the exons ATGGTCAGTATGTATAGTGTTGAGCGTAGAGAGCTTGAGTCGGGGACTGACTCAAAGTCGCTTATATCCTGTTGTAAAAACTGCAAGTCTTGGCCACGCATaaccaacagcaaccagcagcagcagcagcaacaacaacaggatgATGCTGGCTACAATTCGGAGATAGACAGCacttacaaaagcaaaataagctCAGAATACGGAAGAGAAGAATATGACTCACGATATATATCGAATTCGCGCACGACGGATTTAGGGAGCGCGGCGCCTTCAGCCGAAAACAACTCTTGGCGTGGTAGAGAACGCGAACCTGAAATGGAATCAAGGAATATTGCTGAGGCTGTAGCTGAATCGCCACAAGCTACGGCTAAGAGAAACTCGGAGACCAGGCAACCACAAGCAACTATTTTGTTGATAGTAGTCAA TGCGCCCAGAGCTCAAGCAATGCAGCCACCAAATGGATTCGCTGCTGCCAATCAAGCTCCAGTCGACTATAATGGCGGCTATCCCATTGCACATAATCCCAACATAAACTTTGGCAACGGTGCACCTATAGTAATGTCTTCAAATGGAGCTcccaactacaacaacaacataatgAGCTT CGATAATCAGCCGCCTAATGGGCAAACTCCATATAATGG CAATGGTCAGCCGCCTTATGGGCAAACTCCATATAATGGGCCCGTTCAAGAGCAGCGTCGCATTAGCTTCAATACTCAGCAACGTAATGGCTTTGGCCAAGGCAAGGAAAACGCTAGTGGTAATCCTTACCAGTCTTATGCCAATAGCCAAACAGAATGCTGTGAGGGCTGCAGAGACTGCGAAGGCTGCGAAACACAGCCAAGAAATGCTCCCAGCAGTTCCGCATATATGAACAGCATTGCTCCTTATGATCCGCAAATGCAGCAACCGCAGCCTTACTCCAGCTCACAAGCTGATAATCTTTATATGCCTTATGGAGCTGGATCAGCGTCCAATGGTCCAATAGAAAATCGCGATTTAGCCGAAGCGCAGGAGTGCGATATGGGCTGCTTGGAGTGTCTGCTAGAGAGTTTGACACCCAACGAGGACTGCATCTGCTACTTCCAGTCTCTGTCCAAGAAGAAACAGACTGgcaagaaaaagaaaaagagagCAATCTATGATAGATTTGCCGATCCGCCCTTTGTTATAGAGCCAAAgccgtgttgctgctgctgctacagagGTTGCTATGGACATTGCTGCAGACCTTGCTGTAACTGGTGCTAG
- the LOC108607770 gene encoding dentin sialophosphoprotein-like, with protein sequence MLTNLMYQTLCKLDKLQEKRPMKRRVKSSAKLQPVNKVYILKAQPVSASAATAATSAAPGAAASATRGAAASVAPVASGAIPTTSPRAGATNRRPRNPPTEKSKKRTKSSKNKVDCRDCGTTMWCPNCRDCSGVKSTESMPLNSNRQPSSMPTEDKKKLNKGTDSMTSSEESTVSIEAKEKNKKEKSKLDKTSGSRPENPRGSNMKERPKENKQSGKMDKTSASMPETPSGSDISIENKMNGRSKENKKPSSNASDARVPTSTTRSTSKEQLLERNVFVMSNSTENIASTDKMKSKSKEKKKSSRAMSPASKYQGRKQRG encoded by the exons ATGCTCACGAATCTCATGTACCAAACACTTTGCAAGCTTGATAAGTTGCAGGAAAAACGGCCAATGAAACGTCGCGTCAAATCTTCTGCCAAGCTGCAGCCAGTAAATAAAGTGTACATATTAAAAGCTCAGCCTGTGTCTGCGtctgctgccacagcagcgaCGTCTGCAGCACCCGGAGCTGCGGCGTCTGCAACACGCGGAGCTGCGGCATCTGTAGCACCTGTAGCATCAGGAGCCATACCAACCACATCCCCACGAGCTGGAGCTACTAACAGAAGACCGCGGAATCCGCCAACGGAAAAGTCTAAGAAACGCACCAAGAGCTCCAAGAACAAAGTGGATTGTAGAGATTGTGGCACTACCATGTGGTGTCCCAACTGCCGTGATTGCAGTGGCGTTAAAAGCACAGAGAGCATGCCATTAAATTCCAATCGTCAGCCTAGTAGCATGCCTACTGAAGATAAGAAGAAACTTAACAAAGGCACAGACTCCATGACTTCAAGTGAGGAAAGTACAGTTTCCATAgaagctaaagaaaaaaataaaaaagaaaagagtaAGTTGGACAAGACCAGTGGCTCAAGGCCTGAAAATCCCAGGGGAAGTAATATGAAAGAAAggccaaaagaaaataagcaaTCTGGCAAGATGGACAAAACCAGTGCCTCAATGCCTGAAACTCCTTCGGGAAGTGATATttctattgaaaataaaatgaatggaaggtcaaaagaaaataaaaagccatCTAGCAATGCCTCTGACGCCAGGGTTCCTACTTCCACTACTCGTTCCACTTCCAAAGAACAACTTTTAGAAAGAAATGTCTTTGTTATGAGCAATAGCACAGAGAATATAGCATCAACTGACAAGatgaaatcaaaatcaaaggaAAAGAAAAAGTCGAGCAGAGCCATGAGCCCAGCGTCCAAGTATCAG GGTCGGAAGCAAAGAGGCTAG